Proteins from one Mycolicibacter virginiensis genomic window:
- a CDS encoding LysM peptidoglycan-binding domain-containing protein, translating into MGDTLTAGKKLVKGESLTSNNGAYTLTLQEDGNLVLAARGKAIWASGTNGNDVVRAEVQADGNFVLYTADKPIWHTDTKGKKDVKLVLQDDRNLVLYAADGAAWSTKTETDAPPPEEPKAEEAPAPAPVEEAAPAARTYTVVAGDTLFAIAERFYGDGNKYPQIAEASGIANPDLIHPGQELTIP; encoded by the coding sequence TTGGGAGACACCCTCACTGCAGGTAAGAAGCTCGTCAAAGGCGAGTCGCTGACCTCCAACAACGGGGCTTACACCCTGACGCTGCAGGAGGACGGCAACCTGGTTTTGGCGGCGCGGGGCAAAGCTATCTGGGCGTCGGGCACCAACGGCAACGACGTGGTGCGCGCCGAGGTGCAGGCGGACGGAAACTTCGTGCTGTACACCGCCGACAAGCCGATTTGGCACACCGACACCAAGGGCAAGAAGGACGTCAAGCTGGTTCTGCAGGACGACCGCAACCTGGTGCTCTACGCCGCCGACGGCGCGGCCTGGTCCACTAAGACCGAGACCGACGCTCCGCCGCCGGAGGAGCCCAAGGCCGAAGAGGCTCCGGCTCCGGCTCCGGTGGAGGAGGCCGCACCCGCGGCACGCACCTACACCGTGGTCGCCGGCGACACCCTGTTCGCCATCGCCGAGCGGTTCTACGGTGACGGCAACAAGTACCCGCAGATCGCGGAGGCCAGCGGTATCGCCAACCCTGACCTGATCCACCCCGGTCAGGAGCTGACGATCCCCTGA
- a CDS encoding Rv1815 family serine proteinase → MRRLVARVLAVLLGIGATVTGPTVFPARADRVLVFPGMEIRQDTHVCTLGYVDPVMRIAFTAGHCRGSGTVTDRGGAVIGRLATFRDNTPNGSTVNTDQVIADYESIVLADDVDANDVLPGGLQLQAGPDIELKPGDPVCHFGIVTGETCGTVERVNNGWFTMTRSVRSQQGDSGGPVYAPGGSGPARIVGLFNSVWGEFPAAVSWPAISQQVREDVGVPSPLS, encoded by the coding sequence TTGCGCAGGCTCGTTGCGCGGGTGCTGGCGGTGCTGCTGGGGATCGGTGCGACAGTTACTGGGCCGACGGTCTTTCCGGCCCGAGCCGATCGAGTGCTGGTGTTCCCGGGGATGGAGATTCGCCAGGACACCCATGTCTGCACTCTCGGCTACGTCGACCCGGTGATGCGGATTGCCTTCACCGCCGGCCATTGCCGGGGGAGCGGCACCGTCACCGACCGCGGCGGGGCCGTCATCGGCAGGTTGGCGACGTTTCGCGACAACACTCCTAATGGTTCGACCGTCAACACCGACCAGGTGATCGCCGACTACGAGTCGATCGTGCTGGCCGATGATGTCGACGCAAACGATGTCCTACCGGGGGGTCTGCAGCTGCAGGCCGGCCCGGACATCGAGCTGAAACCCGGTGATCCGGTCTGCCACTTCGGCATCGTCACCGGCGAAACGTGCGGCACCGTCGAACGGGTAAACAACGGGTGGTTCACCATGACACGCAGCGTTCGCAGTCAACAGGGTGACTCCGGCGGCCCGGTGTACGCGCCGGGCGGCTCCGGCCCGGCCCGAATCGTCGGGCTGTTCAACAGTGTCTGGGGCGAGTTCCCCGCCGCGGTTTCGTGGCCGGCGATCTCCCAGCAGGTCCGCGAAGACGTCGGCGTTCCGTCCCCGCTGTCGTGA
- a CDS encoding VOC family protein, which produces MTPPPRPPIQIAWVTGDLDATESALTALLGVRKWIRMAGVHFAPDTCSYLGEPADFVADIALSYVGDMQLELIAPVRGRSLYDDFLRDHGPGLHHVCIEAEDPENFDVMLNDTAEQGAQVVARGVMPGGMQFAYVSAPEAGIPYLEIAYIPAEIRAVFDYIKQEQR; this is translated from the coding sequence GTGACCCCGCCGCCTCGTCCACCCATCCAGATCGCCTGGGTCACAGGCGATCTCGATGCCACCGAGTCCGCGCTGACTGCATTGCTCGGCGTGCGCAAATGGATCCGTATGGCCGGGGTGCACTTTGCGCCGGACACGTGCAGCTACCTGGGCGAGCCGGCTGATTTCGTCGCCGACATCGCGCTGAGCTACGTCGGTGACATGCAGTTGGAGCTGATCGCACCGGTGCGCGGGCGCAGCCTCTACGACGACTTCCTGCGTGACCACGGGCCGGGCCTGCACCATGTCTGCATCGAGGCCGAGGACCCCGAAAACTTCGACGTTATGCTGAACGACACCGCCGAGCAGGGCGCCCAGGTGGTTGCCCGGGGCGTGATGCCCGGCGGCATGCAATTCGCGTACGTCTCAGCTCCGGAAGCCGGCATCCCCTACCTGGAGATCGCCTACATCCCAGCCGAGATCCGAGCGGTCTTCGACTACATCAAACAGGAGCAGCGGTAA
- a CDS encoding FAD-binding protein, whose translation MSTQIPDTTSAEAVSEWSDEFDVVVIGFGIGGGCAAVTAAAAGARVLVLERAAEAGGTTAMAGGHFYLGGGTAVQEATGHADTADEMYKYLVAVSREPEHDKIRAYCDGSVEHFNWLEDLGIAFERSYYPEKAVIQPNTEGLMFTGNEKVWPFLNEAVPAPRGHKVPVPGDTQGAKMAIDLLLKRADHLGVTIRYETGATGLVTDASGTVVGVSWKHFTESGVIKAKSVVIAAGGFVMNPEMVAQYTPKLAEKPFVLGNTYDDGLGIRMGMSAGGATKHMDQIFITAPVYPPSILLTGIIVNKEGKRFVAEDSYHSRTSGFVMDQPDSAAFLIVDEAHMRKPQVPLVPLIDGWETVPEMEAALGIPEGNLVATLDRYNTYAAQGQDPDFHKQPPFLAPQDNGPWGAFDLSLGKAIYAGFTIGGLATSVDGEVLRSDGQPIPGLYAAGACAANIAQDGKGYASGTQLGEGSFFGRRAGAHAATR comes from the coding sequence ATGAGCACCCAGATCCCGGACACCACCAGTGCCGAAGCGGTTTCGGAGTGGTCCGACGAGTTCGACGTCGTGGTGATCGGCTTCGGCATCGGTGGCGGCTGCGCGGCCGTCACTGCGGCGGCAGCCGGGGCCCGGGTCCTGGTGCTGGAGCGCGCCGCCGAGGCGGGCGGCACCACCGCCATGGCGGGCGGCCACTTCTATCTCGGCGGCGGCACCGCGGTCCAGGAGGCGACCGGGCATGCCGACACCGCAGACGAGATGTACAAGTACCTCGTCGCGGTGTCGCGCGAACCCGAGCACGACAAGATCCGGGCCTACTGCGACGGCAGTGTCGAGCACTTCAACTGGCTGGAGGATCTCGGTATTGCTTTCGAGCGCAGTTACTACCCGGAGAAGGCGGTGATCCAGCCCAACACCGAGGGGCTGATGTTCACCGGCAACGAGAAGGTGTGGCCGTTCCTGAACGAGGCCGTTCCGGCGCCGCGCGGGCACAAGGTTCCGGTGCCCGGTGACACCCAGGGCGCCAAGATGGCAATCGACCTGCTGCTCAAGCGGGCCGACCACCTCGGGGTGACGATCCGCTATGAAACCGGAGCCACCGGGCTGGTCACCGACGCCTCCGGCACAGTCGTGGGTGTCTCGTGGAAGCATTTCACCGAAAGCGGTGTGATCAAAGCAAAGTCGGTGGTGATTGCCGCCGGTGGCTTCGTGATGAACCCGGAGATGGTCGCCCAGTACACGCCGAAGTTGGCCGAGAAGCCATTCGTGCTGGGCAACACCTACGACGACGGACTGGGCATCCGGATGGGGATGTCGGCGGGCGGCGCCACCAAACACATGGACCAGATATTCATCACCGCGCCGGTCTACCCGCCCTCGATCCTGCTGACCGGCATCATCGTCAACAAGGAGGGCAAGCGCTTTGTCGCCGAGGACTCCTACCACTCACGCACGTCGGGATTCGTCATGGACCAACCCGACAGCGCGGCCTTCCTGATCGTCGACGAGGCCCACATGCGCAAGCCGCAGGTGCCCTTGGTCCCGCTGATCGACGGATGGGAGACCGTGCCGGAAATGGAAGCCGCACTGGGTATTCCGGAAGGAAACCTGGTGGCGACCCTGGACCGTTACAACACGTATGCGGCGCAGGGACAGGACCCGGACTTCCACAAGCAGCCGCCGTTCCTGGCTCCGCAGGACAATGGCCCGTGGGGCGCGTTCGACCTGTCGCTGGGCAAGGCGATCTACGCCGGCTTCACGATCGGCGGGTTGGCGACGTCAGTGGACGGCGAAGTGTTGCGCAGTGACGGCCAGCCGATACCGGGCCTGTATGCCGCCGGGGCCTGTGCGGCCAACATCGCCCAGGACGGCAAGGGCTACGCCAGCGGGACGCAGTTGGGCGAGGGCTCGTTCTTCGGCCGTCGGGCCGGGGCGCACGCGGCAACTCGCTAG
- a CDS encoding ABC transporter ATP-binding protein/permease has product MDSKVFKPSIDWAHALPDSLVWIALAWTISAVGVLAVAALLRFSTRWGRQFWEISGAYFTGRDSVRVWVMLGVLLLSVITAVRLNVLFSFQGNDMYSSLQTAFQGAAGGDEAIKASGVHGFWMSIGIFSLMAVMHVMRVMLDIYLTQHFMVNWRSWLTERLTGDWLDGRAYYRAHFVKTPLDPAVGEAIEGAIDNPDQRIQQDIDIFTAGNGANVNAPANGTGSTLLFGAVQSMVTVVSFTAILWNLSGTLTVFGFDIPRAMFLIVLVYVAIATIVAFWIGRPLIRLSFRNELTNAAFRYALVRVRDAAESVAFYRGELAERVQLRTRFRAIIANYLKFVNRTIGFSGWNLSVSQAIVPLPWVIQAPRLFSGQIMFGGVAQTASAFGNISDSLSFFRNAYDNFAGYRASIIRLHGLVEANREARDLPELLVKPSPDGTVALEGVEVRNPEGVPLIEALDVHLGIGDALMIAGPSGSGKTTLLRSLAQLWPYASGTLRRPDAVNATMFISQLPYIPLGDLRAVVSYPLSVGEVTDAEITEALVKVSLPNLVDRLDDVEDWAKVLSPGEQQRVAFARILLTRPKAAFLDESTSALDEGLELTLYRLLRSELPDTILVSVSHRHTVRQHHKHVLELLGQGRWDLSPV; this is encoded by the coding sequence GTGGACTCGAAGGTGTTCAAGCCGTCCATCGACTGGGCGCATGCACTGCCCGATTCTCTGGTGTGGATCGCACTGGCCTGGACCATCAGCGCCGTCGGCGTGCTGGCCGTGGCGGCCCTGCTGCGGTTCAGCACCCGGTGGGGACGCCAGTTCTGGGAGATCAGCGGCGCCTACTTCACCGGGCGTGACAGCGTCCGCGTCTGGGTGATGCTGGGTGTGCTGTTGCTGTCGGTGATCACCGCGGTCCGGCTCAACGTGTTGTTCAGTTTCCAGGGCAACGACATGTATTCGTCGCTGCAGACCGCCTTCCAGGGCGCCGCCGGGGGCGACGAAGCCATCAAAGCCTCGGGCGTACATGGATTCTGGATGTCCATCGGCATCTTCAGCCTGATGGCGGTAATGCATGTGATGCGCGTCATGCTTGATATCTACCTGACCCAGCACTTCATGGTGAATTGGCGCAGCTGGCTCACCGAGCGACTGACCGGTGACTGGTTGGACGGGCGGGCCTACTACCGGGCGCACTTCGTCAAGACACCGCTCGACCCCGCCGTCGGCGAAGCCATCGAAGGCGCGATCGACAACCCCGACCAGCGTATTCAACAGGACATCGACATCTTCACCGCGGGCAACGGCGCCAACGTCAACGCCCCGGCCAACGGCACCGGCAGCACGCTGTTGTTCGGCGCCGTGCAGTCCATGGTCACGGTGGTGTCGTTCACCGCCATCCTGTGGAACCTGTCGGGCACGCTGACCGTGTTCGGGTTCGACATTCCGCGGGCGATGTTCTTGATCGTCCTGGTCTACGTGGCCATCGCGACCATCGTGGCGTTCTGGATCGGCCGTCCGTTGATCCGGTTGAGCTTCCGTAACGAGCTCACCAATGCCGCCTTCCGCTATGCGCTGGTGCGGGTGCGCGACGCCGCCGAGTCGGTGGCGTTCTACCGGGGCGAACTGGCCGAGCGGGTCCAGCTGCGGACGCGGTTCCGCGCGATCATCGCCAACTATCTGAAGTTCGTGAACCGGACCATCGGGTTCTCCGGCTGGAACCTGTCGGTGAGTCAGGCGATCGTGCCGCTGCCCTGGGTGATTCAGGCGCCGCGGCTGTTCTCCGGACAGATCATGTTCGGCGGGGTGGCGCAGACCGCGTCGGCGTTCGGCAACATCTCGGACTCCCTGTCATTCTTCCGCAATGCCTACGACAACTTCGCCGGCTACCGTGCCTCGATCATTCGTCTGCACGGCCTGGTGGAAGCCAACCGTGAGGCTCGGGACCTTCCCGAGCTGCTGGTCAAGCCCAGCCCGGACGGCACGGTAGCCCTCGAGGGTGTCGAGGTGCGCAATCCCGAGGGCGTCCCGCTGATCGAGGCGCTCGACGTGCACCTGGGCATCGGCGACGCACTGATGATCGCCGGACCGTCGGGCAGCGGCAAGACGACACTGCTGCGCAGCCTGGCCCAGTTGTGGCCATATGCGTCGGGAACCCTGCGCCGCCCCGATGCGGTCAACGCCACGATGTTCATCTCGCAGCTGCCCTACATCCCGCTGGGTGATCTGCGAGCGGTGGTGTCCTACCCACTGTCGGTCGGCGAGGTCACCGATGCCGAGATCACCGAGGCGTTGGTTAAGGTGTCACTGCCGAACCTGGTCGACCGGCTCGACGATGTCGAGGATTGGGCCAAGGTGCTCTCGCCCGGTGAGCAGCAGCGGGTGGCGTTCGCCCGAATCCTGTTGACCCGGCCCAAGGCTGCGTTCCTCGACGAGTCGACGTCGGCCCTCGACGAAGGCCTGGAGTTGACGCTGTATCGGTTGCTGCGCTCCGAGCTGCCCGACACCATCCTGGTCAGCGTGAGCCACCGGCACACGGTGCGCCAGCACCACAAGCACGTGCTGGAGCTGCTCGGCCAGGGCCGCTGGGACCTGTCCCCGGTCTAG